The following proteins are encoded in a genomic region of Corallococcus soli:
- the dnaK gene encoding molecular chaperone DnaK has product MADDIAIGIDLGTSYSCVSVVHEGQPTVIPNEWGETTHASCVSFLEEGSVLVGNAAKKNIITSPENTVYSAKRLIGRYYFSDEVKKAQAVMPYRIVEGENNSVRIGVRERNYSLPEISALVLKEMKAVAETYLGREVTKAVITVPAYFNDNQRQATKDAGRIAGLEVLRILNEPTAAALAYGFGRDVNQRVVVYDLGGGTFDVSILEIGKDVFEVLATAGDTYLGGDDFDDRIMTWMADDFLARTRLDLRQNKYCLQMLKDAAEKAKIDVGTYGTAELLCQGICQDANGNVMDLRNTLNQDQFNRMVMDLVQRTFKVCDEALQSARLTAADIDAVILVGGPTRLPIIRNSVKHYFQKEPLEGINPDQVVAMGAALQSHALLDSKTETFLVDVTPLTLRIGTVGGYTEKIIDKNTPVPIDRSKTFTTSRDGQEKVKIRVYQGESNRAEECEMLGEFEFAGFRIGYRGEVKIEVTFEINTDGLVNVSACDVETGQKTSTSITLSSGMTEADIQQSIQANRNTRLAGHDGNDLPAMAN; this is encoded by the coding sequence ATGGCGGACGACATCGCAATCGGCATCGATCTGGGCACGTCGTATTCGTGCGTGTCCGTCGTCCACGAGGGCCAGCCCACGGTCATCCCCAACGAGTGGGGCGAGACGACGCATGCCTCGTGCGTGTCCTTCCTGGAGGAAGGGTCCGTGCTGGTGGGCAACGCGGCGAAGAAGAACATCATCACCAGCCCCGAGAACACGGTGTACTCGGCCAAGCGGCTCATCGGTCGCTACTACTTCTCCGACGAGGTGAAGAAGGCGCAGGCGGTGATGCCGTACCGCATCGTCGAGGGCGAGAACAACTCGGTGCGCATCGGCGTGCGCGAGCGCAACTACTCGCTGCCGGAGATCTCCGCGCTGGTGCTCAAGGAGATGAAGGCCGTCGCGGAGACGTACCTGGGCCGCGAGGTGACCAAGGCCGTCATCACGGTGCCGGCGTACTTCAACGACAACCAGCGCCAGGCGACGAAGGACGCGGGCCGCATCGCGGGGCTGGAGGTGCTGCGCATCCTCAACGAGCCCACCGCCGCGGCGCTCGCGTACGGGTTCGGCCGGGACGTCAACCAGCGCGTCGTCGTGTACGACCTGGGCGGCGGCACGTTCGACGTGTCCATCCTGGAGATTGGCAAGGACGTCTTTGAAGTGCTCGCCACGGCGGGCGACACGTACCTGGGCGGCGACGACTTCGACGACCGCATCATGACGTGGATGGCGGACGACTTCCTGGCGCGCACGCGGCTGGACCTGCGGCAGAACAAGTACTGCCTGCAGATGCTCAAGGACGCGGCGGAGAAGGCGAAGATCGACGTGGGCACGTACGGCACGGCGGAGCTGCTCTGCCAGGGCATCTGCCAGGACGCCAACGGCAACGTGATGGACCTGCGCAACACGCTCAACCAGGACCAGTTCAACCGGATGGTGATGGACCTGGTGCAGCGCACGTTCAAGGTCTGTGACGAAGCGCTGCAGAGCGCGCGGCTGACGGCGGCGGACATCGACGCGGTCATCCTGGTGGGCGGGCCCACGCGGCTGCCCATCATCCGCAACTCGGTGAAGCACTACTTCCAGAAGGAGCCGCTGGAGGGCATCAACCCGGATCAGGTCGTGGCCATGGGCGCCGCGCTCCAGTCGCACGCGCTCCTGGACAGCAAGACGGAGACGTTCCTGGTGGACGTCACGCCGCTGACGCTGCGCATCGGCACGGTGGGTGGGTACACCGAGAAGATCATCGACAAGAACACGCCGGTGCCCATCGACCGCTCGAAGACCTTCACCACCAGCCGCGACGGGCAGGAGAAGGTGAAGATCCGTGTGTACCAGGGCGAGTCCAACCGCGCCGAAGAGTGCGAGATGCTGGGCGAGTTCGAGTTCGCGGGCTTCCGCATCGGGTATCGCGGCGAGGTGAAGATCGAAGTGACGTTCGAGATCAACACGGACGGGCTGGTGAACGTGTCCGCGTGTGACGTGGAGACGGGCCAGAAGACGTCCACGTCGATCACGCTGTCCTCCGGCATGACGGAGGCGGACATCCAGCAGTCGATCCAGGCCAACCGCAACACGCGGCTCGCGGGCCACGACGGCAACGACCTGCCGGCCATGGCCAACTAG